The proteins below are encoded in one region of Macrococcus armenti:
- the dnaJ gene encoding molecular chaperone DnaJ, which translates to MAKRDYYEVLGLSKGASKDEIKRAYKKLSKKYHPDINKEADAEDKFKEIAEAYEVLSDDQKKAQYDQFGHAGMGQGAGFGGQDFGGFGGFEDIFSSFFGGGARRDPNAPRQGNDLQYQMNVTFEEAVFGAEKEISVKKEVECDTCDGNGAKPGTKVHTCSTCGGRGNVHIEQNTPFGRVRTERTCPDCGGTGKQFEEKCSDCGGTGRMIKTVKINVKVPAGVDTGQQIRLSGQGEPGINGGPAGDLYVVFNVQDHAYFDRSGEDIFYTLELSIAQAALGDEIEVPTLEGKVKLTIPAGTQTGKRFRLKEKGIQNVHGYGRGDEYVTVKVVTPVKMTNRQAELLREFAEIDGHDITEQPSNFFDKTKRFFKGE; encoded by the coding sequence GTGGCGAAAAGGGATTATTATGAAGTACTTGGATTATCTAAAGGTGCTTCTAAAGACGAAATAAAAAGAGCATATAAGAAATTATCAAAGAAGTATCACCCTGATATTAATAAAGAAGCAGACGCAGAAGATAAATTTAAAGAAATTGCTGAAGCATATGAAGTATTAAGTGATGATCAGAAAAAAGCGCAATATGATCAGTTTGGTCATGCAGGTATGGGTCAAGGTGCCGGTTTCGGTGGACAGGACTTTGGTGGCTTCGGTGGATTTGAAGATATATTCAGCTCATTCTTTGGTGGCGGTGCACGCCGTGATCCGAATGCACCACGTCAGGGAAATGATCTGCAGTATCAGATGAATGTAACGTTTGAAGAAGCGGTCTTCGGTGCTGAGAAAGAAATTTCAGTGAAAAAAGAAGTCGAATGTGATACATGTGATGGGAATGGTGCAAAACCAGGAACGAAAGTACACACATGTTCAACGTGTGGCGGAAGAGGTAACGTTCATATTGAACAGAATACACCATTCGGCCGCGTGAGAACAGAACGTACATGTCCGGACTGTGGCGGTACAGGTAAGCAGTTTGAAGAGAAATGTTCAGATTGTGGTGGTACCGGCAGAATGATTAAAACGGTTAAGATCAATGTAAAAGTACCGGCAGGTGTTGATACAGGTCAGCAAATTCGATTATCAGGGCAAGGTGAACCAGGTATCAATGGTGGACCGGCTGGTGACTTATATGTTGTATTTAATGTACAGGACCATGCCTACTTTGACCGTTCTGGAGAAGATATCTTCTATACGCTTGAACTTTCAATTGCGCAAGCTGCACTTGGTGATGAAATAGAAGTACCAACACTTGAAGGAAAAGTGAAACTGACGATACCAGCTGGAACACAAACAGGTAAGCGATTCCGCCTGAAAGAAAAAGGAATTCAGAACGTGCACGGTTACGGCCGTGGTGATGAATATGTAACGGTTAAAGTCGTGACACCAGTGAAGATGACGAATAGACAAGCCGAGTTATTAAGAGAATTTGCAGAAATCGACGGACATGATATAACGGAGCAACCGTCAAACTTCTTCGACAAAACGAAACGCTTCTTTAAAGGAGAATAA